AACGCCGGTCACGAAATCGGTGTGCGCCACGCGGCGCAGTTCCTCGGCGAGCTGCACGTTCTTGATGGCCGTGGCGCAGACGTCGGCGGCGGCCTGCGCGATCGCGCGGTCGTCCTTACTGAAGAACCCGGAATGAGGATGTGAAACCACGACCACGCCGAGCGTCTCCCCAAAGCTGACCAGCGGCGCGCACAGTTCCGAGCCCGCGCCCGGCAAGCAGGCGGGCCAGGCCGACTGCGCGCGCACGTCGTTCATCACAACGTTCTGACGCGCGGCGAACGCCTGGGCGATGATGCCGGAACGCTCGGACTCGGCAAACTTGCTCTGGTCGAGAGTTTCGGCACCGGCGCTGGCGCGCGGACGCAGTGCACCCTCAGCCTCGCGCAAGAGAATCACCACATCGCTGCCTTCGAAACTGTCGCCGATAAGGTCGGCGAGCGTGCCGAGGAACTGCTCGATTTCTCCGGCCGAGGCGGCGGAACGGGCGATCAGATTGATGAGTTCGACCTGGCGGACGCGGCGGCGCTCGCTGGCAAACAGACGGGCGTTTTCCAGGGCGACTGCGGCCTGGCTGGCGAACAGGGAGAGCAGGGCACTGAGATCAGTAGAGAAGTAGTCCGTTTCGGAGCTTTCCGCCGCCAGCACGCCCACGACCTGCTCACGGACGATGAGGGGAAGAGCGAGGGCGCTGCGAACGTCGGGGCTGCCGGCGATGTATCGCGGTTCCCGGCTGACGTCCGGA
The DNA window shown above is from Terriglobales bacterium and carries:
- a CDS encoding GAF domain-containing protein, translating into MKEVHPSVREIAVLQEATEMILASTDVDTVLHQILLIVRNYFGVAHSAVFLVDRGAGELYCRAQIGYDDSISAHRLRVGVDGIVGAAAQARAPLCVPDVSREPRYIAGSPDVRSALALPLIVREQVVGVLAAESSETDYFSTDLSALLSLFASQAAVALENARLFASERRRVRQVELINLIARSAASAGEIEQFLGTLADLIGDSFEGSDVVILLREAEGALRPRASAGAETLDQSKFAESERSGIIAQAFAARQNVVMNDVRAQSAWPACLPGAGSELCAPLVSFGETLGVVVVSHPHSGFFSKDDRAIAQAAADVCATAIKNVQLAEELRRVAHTDFVTGVYNQRYFHSAVSQELARSRRYGKPFALALLDLRAFRDVNTSLGFEGGDAILRQVAQLLRSQVRSMDILCRYAGDRFSLVLPETDRDRMSVVLRKIEENLARIRIPGKDGEEPLVATCAFVNYPHDAGNALELTRMLFARVEEAKHRKPSA